The proteins below come from a single Lentimicrobiaceae bacterium genomic window:
- a CDS encoding restriction endonuclease subunit S produces the protein MQSESFQESLKEYSGGAAIQNVASVAILKQIEIPLPSLPEQKRIVSILDEAFAAIAKAKANAEQNLNNAKELLDVFLHKYFTNKEEGWEEKKLKDVAEYFNGLTYSPKDVSDKGIIVLRSSNIQDDKLDFTDIVRVTSAVKEKIIVRDGDILMCSRNGSKRLVGKTAPIVNLPEQMTFGTFMMIIRSEYNPYLLWFFKSLDFKKQISGGENTMINQITRYMLDDVIVSFPPIAKQLEIVQQLDAIYNESQKLESIYQKKLTDLEELKKSILQKAFAGEMKTEKALAV, from the coding sequence ATGCAAAGTGAAAGCTTTCAAGAGAGTTTGAAAGAATATTCAGGTGGTGCAGCAATTCAGAATGTTGCCTCTGTTGCTATTTTAAAGCAAATTGAAATCCCCCTTCCATCTCTTCCCGAACAAAAACGCATTGTTTCCATTTTAGATGAAGCCTTTGCCGCCATAGCCAAGGCAAAAGCCAATGCCGAACAAAACCTCAACAACGCCAAAGAACTTTTAGATGTTTTTTTGCACAAATATTTCACCAACAAAGAAGAAGGATGGGAAGAAAAGAAATTAAAAGACGTTGCTGAATATTTTAATGGATTAACATATTCCCCTAAAGATGTAAGCGATAAGGGTATAATTGTTTTGCGTTCATCCAATATTCAAGATGACAAATTAGACTTTACCGACATTGTTCGTGTGACTTCTGCTGTGAAAGAGAAAATCATTGTTAGAGATGGGGATATTTTAATGTGCAGTCGAAATGGTAGTAAAAGATTGGTAGGCAAGACTGCTCCAATAGTTAATCTACCCGAACAAATGACTTTCGGAACATTTATGATGATAATCCGTAGCGAATACAACCCATACTTACTATGGTTCTTCAAATCATTAGACTTTAAAAAACAAATAAGTGGTGGAGAAAACACAATGATAAACCAAATAACAAGGTATATGCTTGATGATGTGATTGTATCTTTTCCCCCGATAGCAAAGCAATTAGAGATTGTTCAACAACTTGATGCGATTTACAACGAATCCCAAAAATTGGAATCAATCTACCAAAAGAAACTTACTGACTTAGAAGAACTAAAAAAATCAATCCTACAAAAAGCATTTGCAGGGGAAATGAAAACTGAAAAAGCATTGGCAGTATGA